In a genomic window of Bordetella petrii:
- a CDS encoding beta-ketoacyl-ACP synthase III has product MGTAMTYAVIAGSGSFLPERVVSNDELAAELATRNISTSDEWIVERTGIRQRHLAERGVTTSFLATEAARRALADAGVSAAEVDLIIVATSTPDYVFPSTACLVQANLGAKGGAAFDVQAVCSGFVYALSTADAFVRAGRARCALVIGAEVFSRILDWNDRSTCVLFGDGAGAVVLKAGSKPGILAAQLHADGSQTKILCAAGNVAYGDVTGDPFLRMDGQAVFKQAVTVLDRSARDVCAEAGVELAELDWLVPHQANVRILNFLARKLQVPTEKVVITVDSHANTSAASVPLALDAARRDGRIKPGQLVLMQGVGGGFTWGSVLARM; this is encoded by the coding sequence ATGGGTACCGCAATGACATATGCTGTGATCGCCGGTTCGGGCAGCTTCCTGCCTGAACGGGTCGTGTCCAACGACGAACTGGCCGCCGAGCTGGCCACCCGTAATATTTCCACGTCCGACGAATGGATCGTCGAACGCACGGGCATCCGTCAGCGCCACCTGGCCGAGCGCGGCGTCACCACCAGCTTCCTGGCCACCGAAGCGGCCCGCCGCGCACTGGCCGATGCCGGCGTCAGCGCCGCCGAGGTCGACCTGATCATCGTGGCGACCTCCACCCCCGACTACGTCTTTCCCAGCACGGCCTGCCTGGTGCAGGCCAACCTGGGCGCGAAGGGCGGGGCGGCCTTCGACGTGCAGGCCGTCTGCAGCGGCTTCGTGTATGCGCTCAGCACGGCCGACGCCTTCGTCCGGGCCGGTCGGGCGCGCTGCGCGCTGGTCATCGGCGCCGAGGTCTTCTCGCGCATTCTCGACTGGAACGACCGCAGCACCTGCGTGCTGTTCGGCGATGGCGCCGGCGCGGTGGTGCTCAAGGCCGGCAGCAAGCCCGGTATCCTGGCGGCCCAGCTGCATGCCGACGGTTCGCAAACCAAGATCCTGTGCGCGGCCGGCAACGTGGCTTACGGCGACGTCACCGGCGATCCCTTCCTGCGCATGGACGGCCAGGCTGTGTTCAAGCAGGCCGTCACGGTGCTCGACCGCTCGGCGCGCGACGTCTGCGCCGAAGCCGGCGTCGAGCTCGCCGAGCTCGACTGGCTCGTGCCTCACCAGGCCAATGTCCGCATCCTCAATTTCCTGGCGCGCAAACTGCAAGTACCGACCGAAAAAGTCGTGATTACCGTCGATTCGCACGCCAACACCTCGGCAGCCAGCGTGCCACTGGCCCTCGATGCGGCCCGTCGCGACGGCCGCATCAAGCCCGGCCAACTGGTGCTGATGCAAGGCGTGGGCGGCGGTTTCACCTGGGGTTCGGTCCTGGCGCGCATGTAA
- the fabD gene encoding ACP S-malonyltransferase, with product MKIAFVFPGQGSQSVGMLDAWAGNAAVADVVARAGQALGQDLGALIAQGPADQLNLTTNTQPAMLTAGMAVFAAWRAAGGAMPAVMAGHSLGEYAALTAAGALSLEEAVRLVRVRADAMQAAVPVGAGGMAAVLGLDDDAVRAACAQAAQGEVVEAVNFNAPAQVVIAGHKAAVERACEAAKAAGAKRALVLPVSAPFHSSLLRPAADVLAGALAQAAVAAPRVPVINNVDVASPADPAAIRDALVRQAWHPVRWVETLRAMKAQGVTHVVECGPGKVLAGLTKRIDGELTGLSITDPASLEAALTALGQN from the coding sequence ATGAAAATCGCGTTTGTCTTTCCCGGTCAGGGTTCGCAGTCGGTCGGCATGCTCGATGCCTGGGCGGGTAATGCGGCCGTGGCCGATGTCGTGGCTCGCGCGGGCCAGGCGCTGGGCCAGGACCTCGGCGCCCTGATCGCGCAAGGGCCGGCCGACCAGCTCAACCTCACCACCAACACGCAGCCGGCCATGCTGACGGCCGGCATGGCCGTGTTCGCCGCCTGGCGCGCCGCTGGCGGCGCGATGCCGGCCGTGATGGCCGGCCATAGCCTGGGCGAATACGCGGCCCTCACGGCCGCTGGCGCGCTCAGCCTCGAAGAGGCGGTGCGCCTGGTGCGCGTGCGCGCCGACGCCATGCAGGCGGCGGTGCCGGTTGGCGCCGGCGGCATGGCCGCCGTGCTGGGCCTGGATGACGACGCCGTACGCGCGGCCTGCGCGCAGGCCGCGCAGGGCGAAGTGGTCGAGGCCGTGAATTTCAACGCGCCAGCGCAGGTCGTCATCGCCGGGCACAAGGCCGCCGTCGAGCGTGCCTGTGAAGCCGCCAAGGCAGCGGGCGCCAAGCGCGCGCTGGTGCTGCCGGTGTCGGCGCCGTTCCATTCGAGCCTGTTGCGGCCCGCCGCCGACGTGCTGGCCGGCGCGCTGGCCCAGGCCGCCGTGGCTGCGCCGCGGGTGCCGGTCATCAACAACGTCGACGTCGCCTCGCCCGCCGATCCGGCCGCCATTCGCGACGCCCTGGTGCGCCAGGCCTGGCATCCCGTGCGTTGGGTCGAAACCCTGCGCGCCATGAAGGCGCAAGGCGTCACCCATGTGGTCGAGTGCGGCCCCGGCAAGGTGCTGGCCGGCCTTACCAAACGCATCGACGGTGAGCTCACCGGGCTTTCGATTACCGATCCGGCTTCCCTCGAGGCCGCGCTGACCGCGCTCGGCCAGAACTGA